Proteins encoded together in one Lepisosteus oculatus isolate fLepOcu1 chromosome 2, fLepOcu1.hap2, whole genome shotgun sequence window:
- the slc25a27 gene encoding mitochondrial uncoupling protein 4 isoform X1: MVLLAEENEPPVTTKWPRVTKFILSACAAAVAEIVTFPLDLTKTRLQIQGETALCRHGDGGHKGTPYRGMLSTAAGIVREEGLFRLWQGATPAIYRHVVYSGVRMVSYEQLRESMLGRNEDTTFPFWKSVLAGMLAGAIGQFFASPTDLVKVQMQMEGRRRLEGKPPRIRGVYHAFVKIISEGGIRGLWAGWVPNVQRAALVNLGDLTTYDTMKHFLLRNTSVEDNYICHGLSSISSGLVAAILGTPADVVKTRIMNQPRDAHGRGLLYRSSTDCLIQSVKGEGFISLYKGFIPTWMRMAPWSLTFWLTFEQIRRMIGVSSF; the protein is encoded by the exons ATGGTGCTGTTAGCAGAAGAAAACGAACCACCTGTAACTACGAAGTGGCCCCGGGTGACAAAGTTTATTTTGTCTGCTTGCGCGGCTGCTGTTGCTGAAATAG TCACTTTCCCACTTGACCTGACAAAGACACGGCTGCAGATCCAAGGTGAGACTGCACTTTGTCGCCATGGAGATGGAGGCCACAAAGGGACACCATACCGGGGAATGTTGTCTACGGCTGCTGGGATTGTTCGAGAGGAAGGTCTGTTTAGACTGTGGCAGGGGGCCACACCAGCCATCTACCGACATGTGG TGTATTCTGGGGTCCGGATGGTTTCTTATGAACAGCTTCGGGAGTCAATGCTGGGCAGGAATGAAGACACCACTTTTCCTTTTTG GAAATCAGTACTGGCAGGGATGCTGGCTGGTGCGATCGGTCAGTTCTTTGCCAGCCCGACAGACCTGGTGAAGGTTCAGATGCAGATGGAGGGACGGCGCAGATTAGAAGGGAAACCACCCAG AATCCGCGGAGTGTACCATGCCTTCGTGAAGATAATTTCTGAAGGGGGTATTCGTGGACTGTGGGCAGGATGGGTTCCAAATGTACAGAGGGCTGCCTTGGTCAATTTAGGAG ATCTTACTACATATGACACAATGAAACACTTTTTGTTGAGAAACACATCAGTGGAAGACAACTATATCTGTCATGGATTGTCAAG CATATCTTCAGGCCTGGTAGCAGCCATACTTGGGACCCCAGCTGATGTTGTAAAAACCAGAATTATGAATCAGCCCAGGGATGCTCATGGGAG GGGTTTACTCTACAGATCTTCTACTGACTGCCTCATTCAATCTGTGAAAGGCGAAGGATTCATATCTTTGTACAAAGGATTTATACCCACATGGATGAGAATG GCTCCCTGGTCCTTGACATTTTGGCTTACCTTTGAACAAATTAGACGAATGATAGGAGTCAGTTCATTTTAG
- the slc25a27 gene encoding mitochondrial uncoupling protein 4 isoform X2 translates to MVLLAEENEPPVTTKWPRVTKFILSACAAAVAEIVTFPLDLTKTRLQIQGETALCRHGDGGHKGTPYRGMLSTAAGIVREEGLFRLWQGATPAIYRHVVYSGVRMVSYEQLRESMLGRNEDTTFPFWKSVLAGMLAGAIGQFFASPTDLVKVQMQMEGRRRLEGKPPRIRGVYHAFVKIISEGGIRGLWAGWVPNVQRAALVNLGDLTTYDTMKHFLLRNTSVEDNYICHGLSSISSGLVAAILGTPADVVKTRIMNQPRDAHGRAKT, encoded by the exons ATGGTGCTGTTAGCAGAAGAAAACGAACCACCTGTAACTACGAAGTGGCCCCGGGTGACAAAGTTTATTTTGTCTGCTTGCGCGGCTGCTGTTGCTGAAATAG TCACTTTCCCACTTGACCTGACAAAGACACGGCTGCAGATCCAAGGTGAGACTGCACTTTGTCGCCATGGAGATGGAGGCCACAAAGGGACACCATACCGGGGAATGTTGTCTACGGCTGCTGGGATTGTTCGAGAGGAAGGTCTGTTTAGACTGTGGCAGGGGGCCACACCAGCCATCTACCGACATGTGG TGTATTCTGGGGTCCGGATGGTTTCTTATGAACAGCTTCGGGAGTCAATGCTGGGCAGGAATGAAGACACCACTTTTCCTTTTTG GAAATCAGTACTGGCAGGGATGCTGGCTGGTGCGATCGGTCAGTTCTTTGCCAGCCCGACAGACCTGGTGAAGGTTCAGATGCAGATGGAGGGACGGCGCAGATTAGAAGGGAAACCACCCAG AATCCGCGGAGTGTACCATGCCTTCGTGAAGATAATTTCTGAAGGGGGTATTCGTGGACTGTGGGCAGGATGGGTTCCAAATGTACAGAGGGCTGCCTTGGTCAATTTAGGAG ATCTTACTACATATGACACAATGAAACACTTTTTGTTGAGAAACACATCAGTGGAAGACAACTATATCTGTCATGGATTGTCAAG CATATCTTCAGGCCTGGTAGCAGCCATACTTGGGACCCCAGCTGATGTTGTAAAAACCAGAATTATGAATCAGCCCAGGGATGCTCATGGGAG AGCCAAGACATAG
- the LOC107076949 gene encoding uncharacterized protein has protein sequence MDPNSASSKEKLWNDLRSQAEVKRNNLRFLQDSPFDDPQLLTKETFNYILCGGQYKGLKLSNTCVLDSLLTGLHIVYKTKPQIRDLLLMDPIIMAVMTFIDFSQYNEAKILWILNLEILSNDKTNFFDGEYINIRGHVKDHLPNLKNLRIATLYFDNERQSPDLEDAIFKMTLSAFEDFGDVMALGTKLNPTLILVDVEGRINAFPESDVCDCYERTFELQFLLLGIITADSNHMVLCIKLNGDWLLYDDQQRPLFRHTSFAELKSGEYVTYLAAYINTTKMKKD, from the exons ATGGATCCAAATTCTGCAAG cTCTAAAGAGAAACTCTGGAATGATCTCAGATCACAAG CTGAAGTCAAGAGAAACAATTTGAG ATTTTTACAAGATTCACCATTTGATGATCCTCAGTTATTAACAAAGGAAACATTTAATTACATATTATGTGGTGGCCAGTATAAAGGATTGAAGCTGTCAAATACCTGTGTTCTAGACTCACTTTTGACAGGTTTGCATATAGTCTACAAAACCAAACCCCAGATAAGAGATCTTTTGCTTATGGACCCCATAATCATGGCAGTTATGACATTTATAGACTTCTCACAGTATAATGAAGCTAAAATTCTATGGATTCTGAATCTAGAAATCCTCAGCAATGATAAAACTAATTTTTTTGATGGTGAATATATTAATATTCGTGGCCATGTTAAGGATCACCTTCCAAATCTTAAAAACCTGAGAATTGCAACTCTTTATTTTGACAATGAACGACAAAGTCCAGACCTTGAAGATGCCATTTTCAAGATGACGCTGAG TGCATTTGAAGACTTTGGTGATGTTATGGCCCTTGGAACAAAACTTAATCCTACACTCATTTTAGTGGATGTGGAAGGAAGAATAAATGCCTTTCCTGAATCCGATGTTTGCGACTGTTACGAAAG GACGTTTGAACTTCAGTTTCTCCTGCTTGGCATCATCACTGCAGACTCAAACCATATGGTTCTGTGTATTAAGCTGAATGGAGACTGGCTGCTTTACGATGATCAGCAGCGGCCCCTATTTCGGCACACCTCCTTCGCTGAATTAAAGTCAGGCGAATATGTTACTTACCTGGCAGCCTACATCAAcactacaaaaatgaaaaaagattaa